Proteins encoded in a region of the Coffea eugenioides isolate CCC68of chromosome 4, Ceug_1.0, whole genome shotgun sequence genome:
- the LOC113769336 gene encoding pentatricopeptide repeat-containing protein At5g61400, whose amino-acid sequence MLKLFIPQKRINLPGFSTFSSVSHSSSSLFITNLITSIVNSRTASQALRIFNSASNKLDASKNLKVHSALICFLTNSKKYIDARCLIKGLIEDLGKSRKPHRACSAVFNGFSQLESVISSPKVYGVLILALCELGHVDEAYWVYRKIRSLPAIQACNALLDGFCKKEQFELMWDVYKDMVSHGGVPSVVTYGVLIDAACSQGDLAKAKMLMDEMVGKGIVPTVVIYTTLIRGLCSESEMVEAESMFKRMREIGVLPNLYTYNTLMDGYGKEASVEKVLWFYQEMLDQNLLPNVITFCILIDVLYRVGQLQTARNYFVCMVKFGVVPNVFIYNCLIDGNYRVCNLSAALDYYYEMEKFGISPDVYTYGILMKCYCSMHRMEEADALLKIMKHRGVHANSVVYGTLIDGYCKEGNLGKALEVCSQMTETGVEPSLITFSTLIDGYCKIGNMEAAMGLYNEMVIKGFVPDVVTYTSLIDGHFKDANSKAALRLYKDMTEAGICPNVFTLSCLIGGLCDDGKLKDAMKLFLDRKRAGSSGAKANHIDTECCSPNTVMYSALVHGLCKEGYLFKASKFFSDMRREGLKPDIVTYSTILQRHFGDGHVLEAMMLHADMTKMGTIPNATIYKLLNKGYQQIGCQSSALKCHEDLENLSLVNPCIDSLKKDNMLRQSINV is encoded by the coding sequence ATGTTGAAGCTTTTTATCCCACAAAAAAGAATCAACCTACCAGGATTTTCAACGTTTTCATCTGTCTCtcattcctcttcttctttatttattACGAATCTGATCACCTCAATTGTCAACTCCAGAACCGCAAGCCAAGCTCTTCGAATATTCAACTCAGCATCGAATAAACTGGACGCTTCGAAGAATCTCAAAGTACATTCAGCCCTCATTTGTTTTTTGACCAATTCGAAAAAGTATATAGATGCCAGGTGTTTGATAAAAGGCCTGATTGAAGATTTAGGAAAATCCCGAAAGCCACACAGGGCTTGTTCTGCAGTTTTTAATGGATTTAGTCAGTTAGAGAGTGTAATATCTAGTCCTAAGGTGTATGGTGTGTTGATTCTTGCGTTGTGTGAATTGGGGCATGTCGATGAGGCCTATTGGGTGTACCGGAAGATCAGGAGTTTGCCTGCGATACAGGCTTGTAATGCACTTTTGGATGGGTTTTGTAAGAAGGAACAATTTGAATTGATGTGGGATGTTTACAAGGATATGGTCTCACATGGTGGTGTGCCGAGTGTGGTCACTTATGGTGTGCTAATTGATGCTGCTTGTAGTCAAGGTGATCTTGCAAAGGCGAAAATGCTAATGGATGAGATGGTTGGCAAGGGGATTGTACCCACTGTTGTGATTTACACAACGCTAATACGTGGTTTGTGTAGTGAGAGTGAGATGGTGGAAGCAGAAAGCATGTTTAAGAGAATGAGGGAGATTGGTGTGCTTCCTAATTTGTACACCTATAATACTCTCATGGATGGGTATGGTAAGGAGGCAAGTGTAGAAAAGGTCCTTTGGTTTTATCAAGAAATGTTGGATCAGAATCTGCTTCCAAATGTGATCACATTTTGCATCCTCATTGATGTGCTTTACAGGGTAGGACAGTTACAAACAGCAAGGAATTATTTTGTCTGCATGGTGAAGTTTGGTGTGGTTCCCAATGTTTTCATATATAATTGCCTGATTGACGGCAATTATAGAGTGTGCAACCTATCTGCTGCACTAGACTATTATTATGAGATGGAAAAATTTGGTATTTCCCCTGATGTTTATACATATGGTATACTTATGAAGTGCTACTGTAGTATGCATAGAATGGAAGAAGCAGATGCGTTATTAAAGATAATGAAGCACAGAGGGGTCCATGCTAATTCCGTGGTTTATGGTACTCTAATAGATGGGTACTGTAAGGAAGGGAATTTGGGGAAGGCTTTGGAAGTCTGCTCTCAAATGACAGAAACGGGAGTAGAGCCTAGCCTTATTACCTTCTCTACCTTGATAGATGGTTACTGCAAAATAGGGAATATGGAGGCTGCCATGGGGTTGTATAATGAGATGGTGATCAAAGGCTTTGTTCCTGATGTTGTCACGTATACATCCTTGATTGATGGGCATTTCAAAGATGCAAATTCAAAAGCAGCTCTTCGGCTATACAAGGATATGACTGAAGCTGGTATATGTCCTAATGTTTTTACTCTTAGCTGCCTAATTGGAGGACTGTGCGATGACGGAAAGCTCAAGGATGCAATGAAACTTTTCTTGGACAGAAAAAGGGCTGGATCTTCTGGCGCTAAAGCAAATCACATAGATACTGAATGTTGCTCCCCTAACACTGTTATGTATTCTGCTCTAGTTCATGGTTTATGCAAAGAGGGATACTTGTTCAAAGCTAGCAAGTTTTTCTCAGATATGCGGCGAGAGGGTCTAAAACCAGACATTGTTACTTACTCTACCATCCTCCAACGGCATTTTGGAGATGGGCATGTGCTTGAAGCAATGATGCTCCATGCTGATATGACGAAGATGGGCACTATACCAAATGCTACCATTTATAAGCTCTTAAATAAGGGTTATCAACAAATTGGATGTCAAAGTTCAGCTCTCAAATGTCACGAAGATTTAGAAAATTTAAGTCTTGTCAATCCTTGTATAGACTCTTTGAAGAAAGATAATATGCTGAGGCAGTCCATCAATGTGTGA